The following coding sequences lie in one Micromonospora sp. R77 genomic window:
- a CDS encoding phospholipase translates to MSRRLVTSLAVGALALLTTLGLAAPASAAVSTSQKLSVLSSWTQTSATSYNAWNAARLNQGAWSAYAFNWSTDYCSSSPDNPLGFKFNLSCYRHDFGYRNYKAMGQFSANKDRIDSSFYADLKRVCATYSSALQPACYSLAWTYYQAVHVFGSIAAVQQSDLDRAARLKPTAVN, encoded by the coding sequence GTGTCCCGACGTCTCGTCACCAGTCTCGCCGTGGGCGCGCTCGCGCTGCTCACCACCCTCGGCCTCGCCGCGCCGGCGAGCGCCGCCGTGAGCACCAGCCAGAAGCTCAGCGTGCTGTCCAGCTGGACCCAGACCAGCGCCACCAGCTACAACGCGTGGAACGCGGCCCGGCTCAACCAGGGCGCCTGGTCCGCGTACGCCTTCAACTGGTCCACCGACTACTGCTCGTCCAGCCCGGACAACCCGCTCGGCTTCAAGTTCAACCTCTCCTGCTACCGGCACGACTTCGGCTACCGCAACTACAAGGCGATGGGCCAGTTCTCCGCCAACAAGGACCGCATCGACAGCTCCTTCTACGCCGACCTCAAGCGGGTCTGCGCCACGTACAGCAGCGCGCTCCAGCCGGCCTGCTACAGCCTGGCCTGGACCTACTACCAGGCGGTCCACGTCTTCGGCTCGATCGCCGCGGTCCAGCAGTCCGACCTCGACCGCGCCGCCCGCCTCAAGCCCACCGCCGTCAACTGA
- a CDS encoding adenylate/guanylate cyclase domain-containing protein has product MSSRIHLPSGWVTFVFTDIEGSTRLAQLLGPGYRPVLREHRRLLRDTLAATDGAELLTEGDSFFLAFADATAALTACLTAQRALSTHDWPTPEAAPRVRMGLHTGYAEPRDGEYASPEVHRAARVAAAAHGGQVLCSGTTARHAVPLPAGASLVDLGLHRLRGFDDRERLFQLVAPGLERMFPRPRTADAVAHNLPTQATSFVGREAERAELGRLVEGHRLVTVLGAGGTGKTRLAVELAAGVVESHPDGVWFVDIAAVTDPGLVAFEIAAVLGLRPEPGRRMVDTLVEYAATRRMLVLLDTCDAQPAASAEVISRLLAGGRDVRVLATSREPFGLPGEVVWRIPSLSVDPRPDGAESDAVALLLERTTAARGGRPPDPTEQADLRRVVRRLDGVPLAIELAAARLRVLSVGQLAERLDDMLGTLDAGRAAPEPPVEQGWAGNQQDTVDLVAAAAGAPPPSPASRAVLRSASERHLTMQATVTWSYRTLGARSARLLRWLAVFAGPVDLPTVQWLLDEDPLDPLSVLVDKSMVLADPHASGSTYRMLDPIRAYAARRLVEAGEEQQARNRHVAWSRHALERAHLGPDGRPVTLSLYALDPLAGELRAALRWCATGGSARLGLRLAGGLDQWWRERGLAREGRLWLFRLYGRLAETGEEIPEAELAAAYHMHSLHAGADGEFAEELRYSQRAEAAARQAGDLGLLARVLAGRAAPLVDLGQFAEAERVCREVIDWARQQDVVPDALIAIYNLAELLWRRGALDEAAELLGGARPVEAARPVERGRRSVDMLLGMVALARGDLVAAHEHLQVALRSRMSHGYLGRACDTVNAIAVRCALGDEPVTAARLFGAAQATRANLRATPGLYGPYWLARQAELRRVLGDAAFDAAYGEGGELALAEAAALALRVEHPDLAADSPRFSPPHTPATRTAPLSHHPTANPHPA; this is encoded by the coding sequence ATGTCGTCACGGATCCACCTCCCGAGCGGATGGGTGACCTTCGTGTTCACCGACATCGAGGGCTCCACCCGGCTGGCCCAGCTGCTCGGTCCGGGCTACCGCCCGGTGTTGCGCGAACATCGCCGGCTGCTGCGGGACACCCTGGCCGCCACGGACGGCGCGGAGCTGCTGACCGAGGGGGACTCCTTCTTCCTCGCCTTCGCCGACGCGACGGCCGCGCTGACCGCCTGCCTGACCGCGCAGCGGGCGCTGAGCACGCACGACTGGCCCACCCCGGAGGCCGCGCCCCGGGTGCGGATGGGCCTGCACACCGGGTACGCCGAACCCCGCGACGGCGAGTACGCCAGTCCCGAGGTGCACCGGGCGGCCCGGGTGGCCGCCGCCGCGCACGGCGGGCAGGTGCTCTGCTCGGGCACCACCGCACGGCACGCCGTCCCGTTGCCGGCCGGGGCGTCCCTGGTGGACCTCGGGCTGCACCGGTTGCGCGGCTTCGACGACCGGGAGCGGCTGTTCCAGCTGGTCGCCCCGGGACTGGAGCGGATGTTCCCGCGACCGCGTACCGCCGACGCGGTGGCGCACAACCTGCCCACCCAGGCCACCTCGTTCGTCGGCCGGGAGGCCGAGCGGGCGGAGCTGGGCCGGCTGGTCGAGGGGCACCGGCTGGTGACCGTGCTGGGCGCGGGCGGCACCGGCAAGACCCGGTTGGCGGTGGAGCTGGCCGCCGGCGTCGTCGAGTCCCATCCGGACGGTGTCTGGTTCGTCGACATCGCCGCGGTGACCGACCCGGGGCTGGTCGCGTTCGAGATCGCCGCCGTGCTCGGGCTCCGTCCGGAGCCCGGCCGGCGGATGGTGGACACCCTGGTCGAGTACGCGGCGACCCGCCGGATGCTGGTGCTGCTGGACACCTGCGACGCCCAGCCGGCCGCCTCGGCGGAGGTGATCTCCCGGCTGCTCGCCGGCGGCCGGGACGTCCGGGTGCTGGCCACCAGCCGGGAGCCGTTCGGCCTGCCCGGCGAGGTGGTGTGGCGGATCCCGTCGCTCTCGGTGGACCCGCGACCCGACGGCGCGGAGAGCGACGCGGTGGCCCTGCTGCTGGAGCGGACCACGGCGGCCCGGGGCGGCCGGCCGCCGGACCCGACGGAGCAGGCCGACCTGCGCCGGGTGGTACGGCGGCTGGACGGGGTGCCGCTCGCCATCGAGCTGGCGGCGGCCCGGCTGCGGGTGCTCTCGGTCGGGCAGCTCGCCGAACGCCTGGACGACATGCTCGGCACGCTGGACGCCGGGCGGGCCGCCCCGGAGCCGCCGGTGGAGCAGGGCTGGGCGGGCAACCAGCAGGACACCGTCGACCTGGTGGCCGCCGCGGCGGGGGCTCCACCGCCCAGCCCGGCGTCCCGGGCGGTGCTCCGGTCTGCCAGCGAACGGCACCTCACCATGCAGGCCACGGTCACCTGGTCGTACCGGACGTTGGGGGCGCGCTCGGCGCGACTGCTGCGCTGGCTGGCGGTCTTCGCCGGCCCGGTGGACCTGCCGACGGTGCAGTGGCTGCTCGACGAGGACCCGCTCGACCCGCTGTCGGTCCTGGTGGACAAGTCGATGGTGCTGGCCGACCCGCACGCCTCGGGCAGCACCTACCGGATGCTCGACCCGATCCGGGCGTACGCGGCCCGCCGGCTGGTGGAGGCGGGGGAGGAGCAGCAGGCCCGCAACCGGCACGTCGCCTGGTCCCGGCACGCACTGGAACGCGCCCACCTGGGCCCGGACGGCCGGCCGGTCACCCTCTCCCTGTACGCGCTGGACCCGCTCGCCGGGGAGCTGCGGGCCGCCCTGCGCTGGTGCGCCACCGGGGGCAGCGCCCGGCTGGGGCTGCGGCTGGCCGGTGGGCTGGACCAGTGGTGGCGGGAGCGCGGGCTGGCCCGGGAGGGGCGGCTCTGGCTGTTCCGGCTCTATGGCCGGCTCGCCGAGACCGGGGAGGAGATCCCGGAGGCGGAGCTGGCGGCGGCGTACCACATGCACTCGCTGCACGCCGGCGCGGACGGCGAGTTCGCCGAGGAACTGCGCTATTCGCAGCGCGCGGAGGCGGCCGCTCGGCAGGCCGGTGACCTGGGGTTACTGGCCCGCGTCCTGGCCGGTCGGGCCGCCCCGCTGGTGGACCTGGGCCAGTTCGCCGAAGCCGAGCGGGTCTGCCGCGAGGTGATCGACTGGGCCCGGCAGCAGGACGTGGTCCCGGACGCGCTGATCGCCATCTACAACCTCGCCGAGCTGTTGTGGCGGCGGGGCGCGCTGGACGAGGCGGCCGAGCTGCTCGGCGGGGCCCGCCCGGTGGAGGCGGCCCGGCCGGTGGAGCGGGGCCGGCGGTCGGTGGACATGCTGCTCGGGATGGTGGCGCTGGCCCGGGGTGACCTGGTCGCGGCGCACGAGCACCTGCAGGTGGCGCTCCGTTCCCGGATGAGCCACGGCTATCTGGGTCGCGCCTGCGACACGGTGAACGCGATCGCGGTGCGCTGCGCGCTCGGCGACGAGCCGGTCACCGCGGCCCGGCTGTTCGGGGCGGCGCAGGCCACCCGGGCGAACCTGCGCGCCACCCCAGGCCTCTACGGTCCGTACTGGCTGGCGCGGCAGGCGGAGCTGCGTCGGGTGCTCGGCGACGCGGCCTTCGACGCGGCGTACGGGGAGGGCGGCGAGCTGGCCCTGGCGGAGGCCGCAGCCCTCGCCCTCCGCGTGGAGCACCCGGACCTGGCCGCCGACTCTCCCCGCTTCAGTCCCCCGCACACCCCCGCCACCCGCACCGCCCCCCTCTCCCACCACCCCACCGCCAACCCCCACCCCGCCTAA
- a CDS encoding zinc ribbon domain-containing protein: MPRYEFRCRACGDTFEVNRPMAEAGSPASCPQGHADTVKLLSTVAVTGRGGGGPVGGPSAPSGGGCCGGGCGC, from the coding sequence ATGCCCCGGTACGAGTTCCGCTGCCGCGCCTGCGGCGACACCTTCGAGGTCAACCGGCCGATGGCCGAGGCCGGCAGCCCCGCGTCCTGCCCCCAGGGACACGCCGACACGGTCAAACTCCTCTCCACCGTCGCGGTCACCGGGCGCGGTGGCGGCGGTCCCGTCGGCGGTCCGTCCGCACCGTCCGGCGGCGGTTGCTGCGGGGGTGGCTGCGGCTGCTGA
- a CDS encoding lytic murein transglycosylase — protein MPTGRPADALAGWAQQMSTRTGIPTVAMQAYGYAELVLGQTHRSCQLSWTTLAAIGYVESAHGSANGATLSTDGRAVPEIIGDPLDGQGGRSRILDTDKGRLDRDSTYDRAIGPMQFIPTTWAQIGADADNDGRADPHDIDDAALAAGNYLCAGGRNMTISGDWWGAILSYNDVRRYAQAVFDKANEYGQVSRT, from the coding sequence GTGCCGACCGGCCGGCCGGCGGACGCCCTGGCCGGCTGGGCGCAGCAGATGAGCACGCGGACCGGCATCCCGACGGTGGCCATGCAGGCGTACGGCTACGCCGAGCTGGTGCTGGGCCAGACGCACCGGTCCTGCCAGCTCAGCTGGACCACGCTGGCCGCGATCGGCTACGTGGAGTCCGCGCACGGCTCGGCCAACGGCGCCACCCTCTCCACCGACGGACGGGCCGTGCCGGAGATCATCGGCGATCCGCTGGACGGGCAGGGCGGCCGGTCCCGGATCCTCGACACCGACAAGGGCAGACTCGACCGGGACAGCACCTACGACCGGGCGATCGGGCCGATGCAGTTCATCCCCACCACCTGGGCGCAGATCGGCGCGGACGCGGACAACGACGGCCGTGCCGACCCGCACGACATCGACGACGCCGCCCTCGCCGCCGGCAACTACCTCTGCGCGGGCGGCCGGAACATGACCATCTCCGGCGACTGGTGGGGCGCCATCCTCTCCTACAACGACGTCCGCCGGTACGCCCAGGCCGTCTTCGACAAGGCCAACGAGTACGGACAGGTCAGCCGTACGTGA
- a CDS encoding GNAT family N-acetyltransferase — MVREWDPRTASSAEIASLLDTLNAVLAADLPQDPPWRESSLREYLAEVMPGERRISWVAQAEPATDGTPGAILGHVHVLLLGDIGVLEVLVHPAVRRTGLGRTLVKLAARRVWDEGFQSIGVEVVGDTPAVAFYEALGFTREYVETRSVLDLGAVDWPALTEMATGIGAGYHLEFCPGGPPDDLIEAYARAKAEVRDADDGDLRPSSYDPERLRDSLDTLHRRGMKPYIVLALHEQSGEVAGLTEVVVPAQHPTRADQYDTIVVQDHRGYGIDRAIKARMLLELRSAEPELAEVQTWNAQANEAMLKVNAELGYRPDREWCEYGVDVAELVHRLDATR, encoded by the coding sequence ATGGTGCGCGAGTGGGATCCCAGGACCGCGTCGTCCGCCGAGATCGCGTCGCTGCTGGACACGCTCAACGCGGTGCTGGCGGCCGACCTCCCGCAGGACCCGCCGTGGCGGGAGAGTTCCCTGCGGGAATACCTCGCCGAGGTGATGCCCGGTGAGCGGCGGATCTCCTGGGTCGCCCAGGCCGAACCGGCGACGGACGGCACCCCGGGGGCGATCCTCGGGCACGTGCACGTGCTGCTCCTCGGCGACATCGGCGTACTGGAGGTGCTCGTGCACCCCGCCGTCCGGCGGACCGGACTGGGTCGCACGCTGGTGAAGCTCGCCGCCCGGCGGGTGTGGGACGAGGGCTTCCAGTCGATCGGCGTCGAGGTGGTCGGGGACACCCCGGCGGTGGCGTTCTACGAGGCGCTCGGCTTCACCCGGGAATACGTCGAGACCCGCAGCGTGCTCGACCTGGGCGCGGTGGACTGGCCGGCGCTCACCGAGATGGCCACCGGCATCGGCGCCGGCTACCACCTGGAGTTCTGCCCCGGCGGTCCGCCCGACGACCTGATCGAGGCGTACGCGCGGGCCAAGGCCGAGGTGCGCGACGCCGACGACGGCGACCTGCGCCCCAGCTCCTACGACCCGGAGCGACTGCGGGACAGCCTCGACACCCTGCACCGGCGCGGCATGAAGCCGTACATCGTGCTGGCGCTGCACGAGCAGAGCGGGGAGGTGGCCGGGCTGACCGAGGTGGTGGTGCCCGCGCAGCACCCCACCCGCGCCGACCAGTACGACACGATCGTGGTGCAGGACCACCGGGGTTACGGCATCGACCGGGCGATCAAGGCGCGGATGCTGCTGGAGCTGCGCTCGGCCGAGCCGGAGCTGGCCGAGGTGCAGACCTGGAACGCGCAGGCCAACGAGGCGATGCTCAAGGTGAACGCCGAGTTGGGCTACCGACCGGACCGCGAATGGTGCGAATACGGCGTCGACGTGGCCGAGCTGGTGCACCGCCTGGACGCCACTCGTTGA
- a CDS encoding lamin tail domain-containing protein, with the protein MRPRRTLAALATTAAVTVTAIGVAPPAASAAPTDLFISEYVEGSSNNKAIELFNGTGAPVDLTAGGYQLQFFFNGATTSTNVALSGTVAAGDVFVFAASSAAPAILAQADQTYGSSLFNGDDAIVLRKGTTVLDSIGQVGVDPGTEWGTGLTSTADNTLRRLASVSSGDTDPSDAFDPAAQWAGFATDTFDGLGSHSVDGGGGPVDQPATLTCGGALTVEAGGTATRDVTATDADDTITDVAIAVDPTPAAGSISRTAFTPAGSVGGTATATLTATGLPAGSYAVTVTSTDADGGTATCTVTVQATSVLSVGEVQGRTGDDENGRTDRSPLAPASGNGTSSTLYDVRGVITQKSLTRTSAGADQYGFYLQSRTGTEDGDPLSSDGIFVFTGSFTTLIGGYAPTVGDEVVLRGRVSEYFNQTQLSSASLVRKLDSGLDVDTAVQVDDATPPADATGADLFWERHEGARLRVRSGSGVSAPRHIYASTADSEIYVVDREDPIMKRTDPYARRVFRDAHPLDDIPGTLFDNGNNQRILLGAGGVKATAGDSTALLPEARTFDTLTEDAYGAISYAFSKYSVQPEQLTLTGGADPYANNPPQPANRNTEVAVATYNLENLYDYRDDPFDGCDFAGNSGCTGVRPPFDYVPASEAEYTARLGVEARQIITALQSPDLVMVQEAEDQDICSVADGKLVCGDTDNADGAPDTIQELALTIAANGGPAYAAAYDRTGADARGITSAFLYRTDRLTLAEATATDPLLGSAPTVDYRSAGLPANADVQNPKALNAVLPDDVDRSTGVDGVNVYTRAPQLGKFTVAAAPGSTEHYTLWALSNHYSSGPDSRVGQRREQAAYGAALVKAIEASDPNARVIYGGDLNVFPRPDDPIATEANPTPSDQLGPLYGAGMHNLWDDLAADVPAAAYSYTFSGQAQTLDNLFVNDKLHDDLVQIRAAHINADYPTDTEGLGDRGASDHDPQVARFRSRASLSVADATVVEGNKGNTTLNFTVTVSRPLSESALICAVTYGTTAQPGSDYDPYVGCRTLAAGQTSLTFPVTVHGDKKPEANEQLKLLVTGVPGLRVVDGVAIGTITNDD; encoded by the coding sequence ATGCGCCCGCGCCGCACACTCGCCGCGCTCGCGACCACCGCCGCCGTCACCGTCACGGCAATCGGCGTCGCACCCCCCGCGGCCAGCGCCGCGCCCACCGACCTGTTCATCTCCGAGTACGTCGAGGGCTCGTCCAACAACAAGGCGATCGAGCTCTTCAACGGCACCGGCGCACCGGTGGACCTCACCGCCGGCGGTTACCAGCTCCAGTTCTTCTTCAACGGCGCCACCACCTCGACGAACGTCGCGCTGAGCGGCACCGTCGCCGCCGGTGACGTCTTCGTCTTCGCCGCCTCCTCGGCCGCCCCGGCGATCCTCGCCCAGGCCGACCAGACGTACGGCTCGTCGCTGTTCAACGGCGACGACGCGATCGTGCTGCGCAAGGGCACCACCGTGCTGGACTCGATCGGCCAGGTCGGCGTCGACCCGGGCACCGAGTGGGGCACCGGGCTCACCAGCACCGCCGACAACACCCTGCGCCGCCTGGCGTCGGTCAGCTCCGGTGACACCGACCCGTCGGACGCCTTCGACCCGGCCGCCCAGTGGGCCGGGTTCGCCACCGACACCTTCGACGGGCTGGGCAGCCACTCCGTCGACGGCGGCGGCGGACCGGTCGACCAGCCGGCCACGCTGACCTGCGGCGGCGCGCTCACCGTCGAGGCGGGCGGCACGGCCACCCGCGACGTCACCGCCACCGACGCGGACGACACGATCACCGACGTGGCGATCGCCGTCGACCCGACGCCGGCGGCCGGCTCGATCAGCCGTACCGCCTTCACGCCGGCCGGCTCGGTCGGCGGCACCGCCACGGCCACGCTGACCGCCACCGGGCTGCCCGCCGGCTCGTACGCGGTGACCGTGACCTCGACCGACGCTGACGGCGGCACCGCCACCTGCACGGTGACCGTGCAGGCCACCAGCGTGCTGTCGGTGGGCGAGGTGCAGGGCCGCACCGGCGACGACGAGAACGGTCGCACCGACCGCTCGCCGCTCGCCCCGGCCAGCGGCAACGGCACCAGCTCCACCCTCTACGACGTCCGCGGTGTGATCACCCAGAAGTCGCTCACCCGCACCTCCGCCGGGGCCGACCAGTACGGCTTCTATCTGCAGAGCCGCACCGGCACCGAGGACGGCGACCCGCTCAGCTCGGACGGCATCTTCGTCTTCACCGGCTCGTTCACCACGCTGATCGGTGGCTACGCGCCGACCGTCGGCGACGAGGTGGTGCTGCGCGGCCGGGTGTCGGAATACTTCAACCAGACCCAGCTCTCCAGCGCCTCGCTGGTCCGCAAGCTCGACTCCGGGCTGGACGTCGACACGGCCGTCCAGGTCGACGACGCCACGCCGCCGGCCGACGCGACCGGCGCCGACCTGTTCTGGGAGCGGCACGAGGGCGCCCGGCTGCGGGTCCGCTCGGGCAGCGGGGTCTCCGCGCCGCGGCACATCTACGCCTCCACCGCCGACTCCGAGATCTACGTGGTGGACCGCGAGGACCCGATCATGAAGCGGACCGACCCGTACGCCCGCCGGGTGTTCCGGGACGCCCACCCGCTGGACGACATCCCCGGCACGCTCTTCGACAACGGCAACAACCAGCGCATCCTGCTCGGCGCGGGCGGGGTGAAGGCGACCGCCGGTGACTCGACCGCGCTGCTGCCGGAGGCCCGCACCTTCGACACGCTGACCGAGGACGCCTACGGCGCCATCTCGTACGCGTTCAGCAAGTACAGCGTGCAGCCGGAGCAGCTGACGCTGACCGGTGGCGCGGACCCGTACGCGAACAACCCGCCGCAGCCGGCGAACCGCAACACCGAGGTCGCGGTGGCGACCTACAACCTGGAGAACCTGTACGACTACCGGGACGACCCGTTCGACGGCTGCGACTTCGCCGGTAACTCGGGGTGCACCGGGGTCAGGCCGCCGTTCGACTACGTGCCGGCCAGCGAGGCCGAGTACACCGCGCGGCTGGGCGTGGAGGCACGGCAGATCATCACCGCCCTGCAGAGCCCCGACCTGGTGATGGTGCAGGAGGCCGAGGACCAGGACATCTGCTCGGTCGCCGACGGCAAGCTGGTCTGCGGTGACACCGACAACGCCGACGGCGCGCCGGACACCATCCAGGAGCTGGCGCTCACCATCGCCGCGAACGGCGGCCCCGCCTACGCCGCCGCGTACGACCGGACCGGCGCGGACGCCCGGGGCATCACCTCGGCGTTCCTCTACCGCACGGACCGGCTGACGCTGGCCGAGGCGACCGCCACCGACCCGCTGCTGGGCTCCGCCCCGACGGTGGACTACCGCTCGGCGGGCCTGCCGGCCAACGCGGACGTGCAGAACCCGAAGGCCCTCAACGCGGTGCTGCCGGACGACGTGGACCGCTCCACCGGCGTGGACGGCGTCAACGTCTACACCCGGGCCCCGCAGCTCGGGAAGTTCACCGTGGCGGCGGCGCCCGGCTCGACCGAGCACTACACGCTCTGGGCGCTGAGCAACCACTACTCGTCCGGTCCGGACAGCCGGGTCGGGCAGCGGCGGGAGCAGGCGGCCTACGGTGCCGCGCTGGTCAAGGCCATCGAGGCGAGCGACCCGAACGCCCGGGTGATCTACGGCGGTGACCTGAACGTCTTCCCGCGCCCGGATGACCCGATCGCCACGGAGGCGAACCCGACCCCCTCGGACCAGCTCGGTCCGCTGTACGGGGCCGGGATGCACAACCTCTGGGACGACCTGGCGGCGGACGTGCCGGCGGCGGCGTACTCGTACACCTTCAGTGGGCAGGCGCAGACGCTGGACAACCTCTTCGTCAACGACAAGCTCCACGACGACCTGGTGCAGATCCGCGCGGCGCACATCAACGCCGACTACCCGACGGACACCGAGGGCCTCGGTGACCGGGGGGCCAGCGACCACGACCCGCAGGTGGCCCGGTTCCGTTCCCGGGCGTCGCTGAGCGTCGCGGACGCCACGGTGGTCGAGGGGAACAAGGGCAACACGACCCTGAACTTCACCGTGACGGTGTCCCGGCCACTGTCGGAGTCGGCGCTGATCTGCGCCGTCACCTACGGCACCACCGCGCAGCCGGGTTCGGACTATGACCCGTACGTCGGCTGCCGCACCCTGGCGGCCGGGCAGACGTCGCTCACCTTCCCGGTGACCGTCCACGGTGACAAGAAGCCGGAGGCGAACGAGCAGCTGAAGCTGCTCGTGACCGGCGTGCCGGGGCTCCGGGTGGTCGACGGCGTGGCCATCGGCACCATCACCAACGACGACTGA
- a CDS encoding helix-turn-helix transcriptional regulator: MPREPPALLTEPLDTPWPAAGIVRAVRRRADASQRELARFVGVHPTTIGRIEAGSLTPSIAVLRRIIGVAGFRLAVVDDAGRVLKPMRDRADLRDGAERRYPSHLDVVTDPEPGEWWADRYGLARPPETFYRDRAVRDALRRRSQWEVRVAKYRGAPRPPLPRRGVHEIGPPPGW, encoded by the coding sequence GTGCCCCGCGAGCCGCCGGCACTGCTCACCGAGCCTCTCGACACCCCGTGGCCCGCCGCCGGTATCGTCCGCGCGGTGCGTCGCCGGGCCGACGCGAGCCAACGGGAGCTGGCGCGGTTCGTCGGGGTGCACCCGACGACCATCGGACGCATCGAGGCGGGCTCGTTGACGCCGAGCATCGCCGTGCTCCGCCGCATCATCGGCGTGGCCGGTTTCCGGCTGGCCGTGGTCGACGATGCGGGCCGGGTGCTCAAACCCATGCGCGACCGCGCCGACCTGCGGGACGGTGCCGAGCGTCGGTATCCGTCCCACCTGGACGTCGTCACCGATCCTGAGCCGGGGGAGTGGTGGGCCGACCGGTACGGCCTGGCCCGGCCGCCGGAGACGTTCTACCGCGACCGGGCGGTCCGGGACGCGCTACGCCGGCGCAGCCAGTGGGAGGTGCGGGTGGCGAAGTACCGAGGCGCGCCGCGACCGCCCCTGCCGCGCCGGGGCGTACACGAGATCGGCCCGCCGCCCGGCTGGTGA
- the hemB gene encoding porphobilinogen synthase, translated as MPYPEIRPRRLRRNAAVRRLVAETRVDPAELVVPMFVKEGLTEPRAIASLPGVLQHSRDSLRKAAVEAVQAGVGGIMLFGVPAQRDETGSGGIDPAGILNVAIRDVVAEVGDATVVMSDLCLDEFTSHGHCGLLTPDGGVDNDATLAAYAEMAVAQADAGVGVVGPSGMMDGQVGVVRRALDAAGHQDVAVLAYAAKYASAFFGPFRDAVESCLEGDRRTYQQDPANLRESLREVELDVAEGADMVMVKPALPYLDVVAAVRAAVDVPVAAYQVSGEYAMVEAAAANGWIDREQVMLETLTSIRRAGAQIILTYWAVEAAGLLRQRY; from the coding sequence ATGCCGTACCCCGAGATCCGGCCCCGCCGGCTGCGCCGTAACGCGGCCGTGCGGCGGCTGGTCGCCGAGACCCGCGTCGACCCGGCCGAGCTGGTCGTGCCGATGTTCGTCAAGGAGGGGCTGACCGAGCCGCGGGCCATCGCGTCGCTCCCGGGGGTGCTCCAGCACTCCCGGGACTCGCTGCGCAAGGCCGCCGTGGAGGCGGTCCAGGCCGGTGTGGGCGGGATCATGCTCTTCGGGGTGCCGGCGCAGCGGGACGAGACCGGCTCGGGTGGCATCGACCCGGCGGGCATCCTCAACGTCGCCATCCGCGACGTCGTCGCCGAGGTAGGCGACGCCACCGTGGTGATGAGCGACCTCTGCCTGGACGAGTTCACCTCGCACGGGCACTGCGGCCTGCTCACCCCCGACGGCGGCGTCGACAACGACGCCACGCTGGCGGCGTACGCCGAGATGGCGGTGGCCCAGGCGGACGCCGGGGTCGGCGTGGTCGGGCCGTCCGGGATGATGGACGGCCAGGTGGGTGTGGTCCGCCGGGCCCTGGACGCCGCCGGGCACCAGGACGTCGCCGTGCTCGCGTACGCCGCGAAGTACGCCTCCGCCTTCTTCGGTCCGTTCCGGGACGCGGTGGAGTCGTGCCTGGAAGGCGATCGGCGCACCTACCAGCAGGACCCGGCCAACCTGCGGGAGTCGCTGCGCGAGGTCGAGCTGGACGTCGCCGAGGGCGCCGACATGGTGATGGTCAAGCCGGCCCTGCCCTACCTCGACGTGGTCGCCGCCGTCCGGGCCGCGGTCGACGTCCCGGTCGCCGCCTACCAGGTCTCCGGCGAGTACGCGATGGTCGAGGCGGCCGCCGCGAACGGTTGGATCGATCGGGAGCAGGTGATGCTGGAGACGCTCACCTCGATCCGGCGGGCCGGCGCGCAGATCATCCTCACCTACTGGGCCGTCGAGGCTGCCGGACTGCTCCGCCAGCGCTACTGA